The following proteins are encoded in a genomic region of Pirellulales bacterium:
- a CDS encoding ThuA domain-containing protein, translating into MKRTGLYFQDRLGAIVAIVALAISMAPARAADPPAAHRVLLLGGSSGSHRPAEMVRLLAPALVGRNIAVTYTEQVDDFNAENLNRYDCVAIYKDDGQLPEAAEAALTAYVEGGHGLVAIHCASHAFRNSPRYGALVGGRFASHGRETFRARILDAQHPAMREVRSFETDDETYVHNELVNDLRVLMGREDAGRYEPYAWVREQGRGRVYYTALGHDEQTWAQPGFHGLIEQAVRWAAGELSDDAPANPVVDDRPGPLAPVDSMRHMHLHEGFHVELFAAEPEIVKPLTTTFDERGRLWVVESVDYPNDVFEPYAGHDRIKICEDTDGDGRADRFTVFADRLNIPTSIQVVHGGALVALAPHIVYFQDTDGDDVADRHTEIITGFGKFDTHAVHSNFQWGPDNWIWATVGYSGGRIGDAEPFKQSLLRFRTDGTALEILTPTSNNTWGLGFDARGIPFASTANNQHAVHLAIPNRYLERVRGLKAIGSAGIEDHKQFHHIGSDLRQVDFHGGYTAAAGFTWLTSDSVPEHLRNRAALVCEPTGHLVHIDFVVPHGAGFVARDGFNLLASDDPWTAPIETHLGPDGAIWMVDWYNYIVRHNPTPVGFETGPGNAYITPERDKAHGRIYRLVPDGASPITTPRLAEADETELVAALAHGNSWVRQQARRLLVERGRRDAAESDRVGEQLLRVAATELIPAVQVIESLWAIDGLDRFDLSAAYRRLDQASQHSVAALIDHDDAGVRRAAVNCLGRRIEGVFAGRLAALPVQDADAQVRLAALLALADHPQPGSGAAIVAVLADANSAQDHWLALAATSAAAMQPEEFLIAALARQLEPEACQVVRKVAEHAARQTFDAATARRIIAAAKDAPAAVGEAVWSGLAAGWPESAELSLSDEEQQALAEIYARASTAGQLALSELAGPWKLGDRFRQAALRMRDVGLTELAAAETTLERRLELVAQLGRMSTGVDDADLEALAALLDRVGPQSPPELTKAVFDALADARHSGLGKLVAQRWSHWTPAARGAAVSLLLRRSAWTSALLDAIDERSIDPGDLTLDLVQQLTSHPNAKLAQRAKALLAERGASDANREAILQALLPLAERSGDAARGRAVFEQNCAKCHRLGALGQAVGPDLTGIAVRTKAAILTEILDPNRSVEGNFRQYTVTTSDGQVFSGLLLSETRTAVELLDSQAQRHAILREDIDELLGSARSVMPEGFEKLPPDDLVSLLEFLGQRGEYVPLSLAKAATIVSTQGMFYSREATVERLVFDAWGPQTFAGVPFQLLDPRGGTARNAIVLQGKQGPVSATLPRSATVECGLPAKAVHLLGGVAGWAWPLGQKSSVSLVVRLQYADGEIEDHALRNGEHIADYIRHVDVPGSQLAFLLHERQLRYLSIVPRRTAKIAQIEFVKGDDDTAPIVMAVTVQTPTGNSPE; encoded by the coding sequence ATGAAACGGACCGGCCTGTATTTCCAAGATCGGCTCGGCGCAATCGTGGCGATTGTCGCACTTGCGATTTCCATGGCCCCGGCCCGGGCCGCCGATCCGCCCGCGGCGCATCGAGTGCTGCTCCTGGGCGGCAGTTCCGGCAGCCACCGCCCGGCCGAGATGGTTCGCTTGCTGGCGCCGGCCTTGGTCGGGCGAAACATCGCGGTGACCTACACCGAACAGGTCGACGACTTCAACGCAGAGAACCTCAACCGTTACGACTGCGTGGCAATCTACAAGGACGACGGGCAATTGCCCGAGGCGGCCGAGGCGGCGCTGACTGCGTACGTCGAGGGCGGTCACGGCCTGGTGGCGATTCACTGCGCGTCGCATGCCTTTCGCAACAGCCCGCGCTACGGTGCATTGGTCGGCGGACGCTTCGCGAGTCACGGTCGCGAAACCTTTCGAGCACGGATTCTCGACGCCCAGCATCCAGCGATGCGCGAGGTCCGCAGTTTCGAGACCGACGACGAAACCTACGTTCATAACGAGCTGGTCAACGACCTGCGCGTGCTGATGGGCCGCGAGGATGCAGGGCGCTACGAGCCGTATGCATGGGTACGCGAACAAGGGCGCGGGCGTGTTTACTACACTGCCCTGGGCCACGACGAACAGACCTGGGCGCAGCCGGGGTTTCATGGCCTGATCGAACAAGCCGTCCGCTGGGCGGCCGGCGAACTATCGGACGATGCGCCGGCGAACCCGGTGGTCGACGACCGGCCCGGCCCTCTGGCCCCGGTCGATTCGATGCGGCACATGCACCTGCACGAAGGGTTTCACGTCGAGTTGTTCGCCGCCGAGCCGGAGATCGTCAAGCCGTTGACGACGACCTTCGACGAGCGGGGGCGCTTGTGGGTCGTCGAGAGCGTCGATTATCCGAACGACGTGTTCGAGCCCTACGCGGGCCACGACCGCATCAAGATCTGCGAAGACACCGACGGTGATGGACGGGCCGACCGCTTCACGGTGTTTGCTGACCGGCTCAATATCCCGACCAGCATCCAAGTGGTCCACGGCGGGGCCCTCGTCGCGCTCGCGCCGCACATCGTCTATTTTCAAGATACCGACGGCGACGACGTCGCCGACCGACATACCGAGATCATCACCGGTTTCGGAAAATTCGACACGCACGCCGTTCACAGCAACTTTCAGTGGGGGCCCGACAATTGGATTTGGGCCACGGTCGGCTATAGCGGTGGGCGGATCGGCGACGCGGAGCCGTTCAAGCAGTCGCTCCTGCGGTTTCGGACCGACGGCACGGCGCTGGAGATCCTGACGCCGACGAGCAACAACACCTGGGGATTAGGCTTCGATGCCCGGGGGATTCCCTTCGCCTCGACGGCCAACAACCAACATGCGGTGCACCTGGCGATCCCGAATCGCTATCTCGAACGCGTCCGCGGCCTGAAGGCGATCGGCAGCGCGGGCATCGAGGACCACAAGCAGTTTCATCACATCGGCAGCGACCTGCGGCAGGTCGATTTTCACGGCGGCTACACGGCGGCGGCCGGTTTCACCTGGCTGACGAGCGACAGCGTCCCGGAACATCTCCGCAATCGCGCGGCGCTGGTGTGCGAACCGACCGGGCACCTGGTGCACATCGATTTTGTCGTGCCCCACGGCGCCGGCTTCGTGGCTCGCGACGGGTTCAATCTGCTGGCGAGCGATGATCCGTGGACGGCGCCCATCGAAACGCACCTGGGCCCCGACGGCGCGATCTGGATGGTCGACTGGTACAACTACATCGTGCGCCACAACCCGACGCCGGTGGGTTTCGAAACGGGACCAGGCAACGCGTACATCACGCCCGAGCGCGACAAGGCGCACGGCCGCATCTATCGGCTGGTGCCCGACGGTGCTTCCCCGATCACCACGCCGCGCCTGGCCGAGGCCGACGAAACGGAACTCGTCGCGGCGTTGGCCCACGGCAACTCCTGGGTCCGCCAGCAGGCCCGGCGGTTGCTCGTCGAACGTGGTCGACGCGATGCGGCGGAGAGCGATCGCGTCGGCGAGCAGCTCCTGCGGGTGGCCGCGACCGAGTTGATCCCGGCCGTGCAGGTGATCGAGTCGCTCTGGGCGATCGACGGACTCGACAGATTCGATCTGAGCGCGGCTTATCGGCGTTTGGACCAGGCGAGCCAGCACTCGGTCGCGGCGTTGATCGACCATGACGACGCCGGTGTGCGCCGCGCGGCGGTGAACTGTCTGGGTAGGCGCATCGAAGGCGTGTTCGCCGGTCGCCTGGCCGCGCTGCCCGTGCAGGATGCCGACGCGCAGGTTCGCCTGGCGGCCTTGCTGGCTTTGGCCGATCATCCGCAGCCTGGATCGGGCGCCGCGATCGTCGCCGTGCTGGCCGACGCGAACAGCGCCCAGGACCACTGGTTGGCCTTGGCCGCAACCAGTGCGGCGGCGATGCAGCCGGAAGAATTTCTCATTGCGGCGCTGGCGCGGCAGCTCGAACCGGAGGCCTGCCAGGTCGTGCGCAAAGTCGCCGAGCATGCGGCCCGGCAAACGTTCGACGCGGCCACGGCGCGCCGCATCATCGCGGCGGCGAAGGATGCCCCGGCAGCGGTCGGCGAAGCCGTTTGGTCGGGCCTGGCCGCCGGTTGGCCGGAGTCTGCCGAGCTTTCGCTGTCAGATGAAGAACAGCAGGCGTTGGCCGAGATCTACGCACGGGCCTCGACCGCAGGCCAGTTGGCGCTCTCGGAACTCGCCGGTCCCTGGAAGCTGGGAGATCGTTTCCGGCAGGCCGCCCTGCGGATGCGCGACGTGGGTCTGACGGAACTGGCCGCCGCCGAAACAACGCTCGAGCGCCGCTTGGAACTCGTCGCTCAATTGGGCCGGATGAGTACCGGGGTGGACGACGCCGATCTCGAGGCGCTGGCAGCGCTCTTGGATCGGGTCGGCCCGCAATCGCCGCCCGAGTTGACCAAGGCGGTGTTCGACGCCCTGGCCGACGCGCGACATTCGGGCCTGGGCAAGCTCGTGGCCCAGCGCTGGTCGCATTGGACGCCCGCGGCGCGCGGGGCGGCTGTGAGCCTGCTGCTGCGGCGCTCGGCCTGGACCTCGGCGCTGCTCGATGCAATCGACGAGCGCTCGATCGATCCCGGCGACCTGACGCTCGATCTGGTGCAACAATTGACCAGCCATCCGAATGCCAAGCTGGCCCAGCGCGCCAAGGCTCTGCTGGCCGAACGCGGCGCCAGCGACGCCAACCGCGAGGCCATTCTGCAGGCCTTGTTGCCGTTGGCCGAACGGTCGGGCGACGCCGCGCGCGGCCGCGCGGTGTTCGAGCAGAACTGCGCGAAGTGTCATCGCCTGGGCGCGCTGGGCCAGGCCGTCGGTCCCGATCTGACCGGCATCGCCGTACGGACCAAGGCCGCGATCCTCACCGAAATCCTCGATCCGAATCGGTCGGTCGAGGGCAACTTCCGTCAATACACGGTGACCACGAGCGACGGCCAGGTGTTCTCGGGGTTGCTGCTGAGCGAGACGCGAACGGCGGTCGAGTTGCTCGACAGCCAAGCACAACGGCATGCCATCTTGCGCGAGGACATCGACGAGCTGCTCGGGTCGGCGCGAAGCGTGATGCCCGAGGGATTCGAAAAGCTGCCCCCCGACGATCTGGTTTCACTGTTGGAGTTCCTCGGCCAACGCGGCGAATATGTCCCGCTGTCGCTGGCCAAGGCCGCGACGATCGTGTCGACGCAAGGCATGTTCTACAGCCGCGAGGCCACGGTCGAGCGGCTGGTGTTCGACGCCTGGGGACCGCAAACCTTTGCGGGCGTGCCGTTTCAACTGCTCGATCCGCGCGGCGGCACTGCGCGAAATGCCATCGTGTTGCAAGGCAAGCAGGGACCGGTGAGCGCGACGCTGCCGCGTAGCGCCACGGTCGAATGCGGCTTGCCGGCCAAGGCGGTGCATCTGCTCGGGGGCGTGGCCGGCTGGGCGTGGCCGCTGGGCCAGAAGAGCAGTGTCTCGCTCGTCGTGCGGCTGCAATACGCCGACGGAGAAATTGAAGACCACGCGCTGCGCAACGGCGAGCATATTGCCGACTACATCCGCCACGTCGACGTGCCAGGCTCGCAGTTGGCGTTCTTGTTGCACGAACGGCAACTGCGCTATTTGAGCATCGTCCCACGGCGCACGGCAAAGATCGCTCAAATCGAATTCGTCAAAGGCGACGACGATACGGCTCCGATCGTCATGGCCGTAACCGTGCAGACACCGACCGGGAACTCGCCCGAATAG
- a CDS encoding serine/threonine protein kinase: MMEPFDTRTDDGSSGTHTGRPPGLRPQILAADEVTLEIDSPGSRPAPRICPWGDSTGTGMSAETVALLRTRLRAAALVLFIGSGAFLIWVFYAQATTQLSVHGHRQAVLNALHVAFVLVEGLCAALLWSRLCLAPWMLRLFETAIFGLPALYFVVMGEMRIRVCAQVNDHIGLIAAVSELATPWLCLIMVYGMFIPNNWRRAAMVVVPMALLPLAILQVARWSDPTVAATIPALSLSAVAIYLSTTALMAIYGTHTIHSLRREAYAARQLGQYKLRALLGVGGMGEVYLAEHQLLKRPCAIKLIRPGRAADPRALARFEREVRATAKLSHWNSVEIFDYGRADDGTFYYVMEYLPGLSIHDLVRRFGPLPPERTIHLLRQTCDALSEAHAAQLVHRDIKPGNLFAAQRGGVFDVAKLLDFGLVKDKDLTQHEDLELTTEGSVNGSPLYMAPEQARGLDPDARTDIYSLGAVAYFMLTGRPPFEGPKAVDVIIAHARDPVVPPSMVRPGIPTDLEQVVLRCLAKDPTRRYASAQDLKAALAACELADGWSEERARQWWAEIGQRDEAAVSV; encoded by the coding sequence ATGATGGAGCCTTTCGACACACGGACCGACGACGGTTCGTCCGGCACCCACACCGGACGACCGCCGGGTTTGCGTCCGCAGATTCTGGCCGCTGACGAGGTAACTCTCGAAATCGATTCACCCGGTTCACGGCCGGCCCCACGCATTTGCCCCTGGGGTGACTCGACGGGCACCGGCATGTCGGCCGAAACGGTCGCCTTGTTGCGAACCCGGCTGCGGGCCGCGGCGCTGGTGCTGTTCATCGGCTCGGGCGCCTTTCTGATCTGGGTGTTTTATGCCCAGGCGACGACCCAACTGAGCGTGCACGGCCATCGCCAGGCGGTCTTGAACGCGCTGCACGTGGCCTTCGTGCTCGTCGAAGGGCTCTGCGCGGCGTTGCTGTGGAGCCGACTATGCCTGGCTCCGTGGATGCTGCGGCTGTTCGAAACGGCCATCTTCGGCCTGCCGGCGCTGTACTTCGTCGTCATGGGCGAGATGCGGATTCGCGTGTGCGCGCAGGTCAACGATCACATCGGGCTGATCGCGGCCGTCTCAGAGTTGGCCACGCCGTGGCTGTGCCTGATCATGGTCTACGGCATGTTCATTCCGAACAACTGGCGGCGCGCCGCGATGGTGGTGGTGCCGATGGCGCTCTTGCCGCTGGCTATCCTGCAGGTCGCGCGGTGGAGCGATCCGACGGTCGCGGCCACGATTCCGGCGCTCAGCCTGTCGGCGGTCGCGATCTACCTGTCGACCACCGCGCTGATGGCCATCTACGGCACGCACACGATCCACAGCTTGCGCCGCGAGGCCTATGCCGCGCGGCAGTTGGGCCAGTACAAGTTGCGCGCGCTGTTGGGCGTCGGCGGGATGGGCGAGGTCTACCTGGCCGAGCATCAATTGCTCAAGCGGCCGTGCGCTATCAAGCTCATTCGTCCCGGCCGTGCCGCCGACCCAAGGGCCCTGGCCCGGTTCGAACGCGAGGTCCGCGCCACGGCCAAGCTCTCGCACTGGAACTCGGTCGAGATCTTCGATTACGGCCGCGCCGACGACGGCACGTTCTACTACGTCATGGAATACCTGCCCGGCCTGAGCATCCACGACCTGGTGCGGCGGTTCGGACCGCTCCCGCCCGAGCGGACCATCCATCTGCTGCGGCAAACGTGCGATGCGTTGTCCGAGGCGCACGCGGCGCAGCTGGTCCATCGCGACATCAAGCCGGGGAACCTGTTCGCGGCGCAGCGCGGCGGCGTGTTCGACGTGGCCAAGCTGCTCGATTTCGGTCTCGTCAAGGACAAGGACCTCACCCAGCACGAGGATCTCGAGCTGACGACCGAGGGTTCGGTCAACGGTTCGCCGCTCTACATGGCCCCCGAGCAGGCCCGCGGCTTGGATCCCGATGCGCGCACCGACATCTACAGCCTAGGCGCGGTGGCGTATTTCATGCTCACCGGGCGGCCGCCGTTCGAAGGCCCCAAGGCGGTCGACGTGATCATTGCGCATGCACGCGATCCGGTCGTACCGCCGTCGATGGTCCGGCCGGGCATCCCGACCGATCTCGAACAGGTCGTGCTGCGGTGCCTGGCCAAGGACCCCACGCGGCGCTACGCCTCGGCACAGGATCTCAAGGCAGCCCTGGCCGCCTGCGAGCTGGCCGATGGCTGGTCCGAGGAACGGGCCCGGCAGTGGTGGGCCGAGATTGGCCAGCGCGACGAGGCCGCCGTTTCGGTGTAG
- a CDS encoding DUF481 domain-containing protein — MGKSSLGPWCVWWSMAFAAWGSGLAPNSTALGQYAQPVPTLSAPQSAPRATAPLYPAQQPLNYAPAYPAQAYLPQAPPAYPPLAAPVATVPLNPGFSAPPPTSQTPVPTPPPAAPLLPPTPTSISLPSTDAQPELLAPAGTIPPSAPEAVAAPPGESAPTADDDQPAATVIVEPIPEAPPKLWSGRIEAGINGADGNTQLFSSRFGTKLARETPQDKFKFDLLYGRSENFGKLTENKAILEVNQDWNISDSPYAWFVNSMTEYDEFRNFDVRLTLHSGLTYHAYKGDQGFLDLRAGAGTAREIGSPDNEFVPESKLGFDLEYKLTPRQKITGSSDAFVDVTDISHVRVNSRAGYAIALDTARNLNLEFGLLDRYDSTPNGAKPNDIDYNVLLFWGF, encoded by the coding sequence ATGGGCAAGTCCAGCTTGGGGCCGTGGTGCGTCTGGTGGTCGATGGCCTTCGCCGCATGGGGATCCGGCCTGGCCCCCAACAGCACGGCGCTTGGTCAGTATGCTCAGCCGGTGCCCACGCTGTCGGCGCCGCAATCCGCTCCGCGCGCGACCGCGCCGCTGTATCCTGCGCAGCAACCGTTGAATTACGCGCCGGCCTATCCGGCGCAGGCCTACTTGCCTCAGGCGCCACCGGCATATCCTCCCTTGGCCGCGCCCGTGGCAACGGTACCGCTCAATCCGGGCTTTTCGGCGCCTCCGCCAACGTCGCAAACACCGGTGCCCACGCCTCCGCCTGCGGCGCCGCTCTTACCGCCCACGCCGACCAGCATCTCGCTCCCCTCGACCGATGCCCAGCCGGAGTTGTTGGCGCCGGCCGGGACGATACCTCCGAGCGCGCCCGAGGCCGTTGCCGCGCCTCCCGGCGAGTCGGCGCCGACGGCCGACGACGACCAGCCGGCCGCCACGGTGATCGTCGAGCCCATCCCCGAGGCGCCGCCCAAGCTGTGGAGCGGGCGCATCGAGGCCGGCATCAACGGAGCCGACGGGAATACGCAATTGTTCAGCAGCCGATTTGGCACGAAGCTGGCGCGCGAAACGCCGCAGGACAAGTTCAAGTTCGACCTGCTCTACGGTCGCAGTGAGAACTTCGGCAAGCTGACCGAGAACAAGGCGATCCTGGAAGTCAATCAGGACTGGAACATTTCCGATTCACCCTATGCCTGGTTCGTGAACTCGATGACGGAATACGACGAGTTCCGCAACTTCGACGTGCGCCTCACGCTTCATAGCGGCTTGACCTATCACGCCTACAAGGGCGACCAGGGTTTTCTCGACCTTCGGGCCGGTGCCGGTACGGCGCGCGAAATTGGCAGTCCCGACAATGAGTTCGTTCCTGAATCGAAGCTGGGGTTCGACCTGGAATACAAGCTCACGCCGCGACAGAAGATCACCGGCTCGAGCGACGCGTTTGTCGACGTGACCGATATCAGCCACGTCCGCGTCAACAGTCGCGCCGGCTATGCGATCGCGCTCGACACGGCGCGGAATCTGAACCTGGAGTTCGGCCTGCTCGATCGCTACGACAGCACGCCGAACGGCGCGAAGCCCAACGACATCGACTATAACGTCTTGTTGTTCTGGGGCTTCTAG